A single Ignavibacteriales bacterium DNA region contains:
- the hybB gene encoding Ni/Fe-hydrogenase cytochrome b subunit, whose amino-acid sequence MKTKILSLFTFWRIVGGLIIITGLYYTYIRFTQGIGAIANLSDVSPWGLWIGFDILCGVGLAAGGFTICAVTHIFNIERFKPLTRPAILTAFLGYVLVVVALMVDLGKPWNIWHAIIMWNPRSVMFEVAWCVMLYTTVLFLEFSPVIVERYNLHTLQKILNKIALPVMILGVILSTLHQSSLGSLFLIVPQKMHPLWYTPMLPVYFYLTAIATGFAMVVFESYLSSRAFGKELELPLLSTCGLISVSTLGIYFVMKITELSINGNISYILAGDFLANMFLAEMLVGVIIPAAILLSKHRRRNRTYLYTGITFVIMGFLMNRMNVGVTSISVYTGTNYFPSIGEISITLMIVVLGMMTFKFAVKNFPVFSAHH is encoded by the coding sequence ATGAAAACTAAGATATTATCTCTGTTTACGTTCTGGAGAATAGTCGGTGGGCTTATTATCATCACTGGTCTCTATTACACTTATATCCGCTTCACGCAGGGTATCGGAGCAATTGCAAACCTCTCGGATGTATCTCCGTGGGGACTTTGGATCGGGTTTGATATACTATGCGGAGTAGGGCTTGCCGCAGGCGGATTCACCATCTGTGCGGTCACCCATATCTTTAATATCGAACGCTTTAAACCGCTCACAAGACCTGCAATACTGACGGCATTTCTGGGTTATGTTCTGGTAGTAGTTGCGCTCATGGTTGACCTCGGCAAACCCTGGAATATCTGGCATGCAATTATCATGTGGAACCCCCGCTCAGTGATGTTTGAAGTGGCCTGGTGCGTTATGCTCTATACAACCGTGCTGTTTCTTGAATTCAGTCCGGTGATTGTTGAGAGATATAATCTTCATACGCTTCAGAAAATACTGAACAAGATAGCGCTTCCGGTAATGATACTCGGAGTAATTCTTTCAACGCTGCATCAGTCGTCATTAGGATCACTCTTTCTTATCGTTCCGCAAAAGATGCATCCGTTATGGTACACCCCGATGCTGCCGGTATATTTCTACCTGACAGCCATCGCAACCGGATTTGCCATGGTGGTTTTTGAATCGTATCTGAGTTCACGTGCTTTCGGAAAAGAACTCGAATTACCGCTGCTTTCAACCTGCGGTCTTATAAGCGTTTCAACACTTGGCATTTACTTTGTCATGAAAATAACCGAACTGAGCATTAATGGCAATATCTCGTATATCCTCGCGGGAGATTTCCTCGCAAATATGTTCCTGGCTGAAATGCTGGTCGGCGTGATAATTCCGGCAGCCATTCTGCTGAGCAAACATCGCAGAAGAAACCGGACTTATCTGTACACAGGAATCACCTTTGTGATTATGGGATTCCTGATGAACAGAATGAACGTCGGTGTTACCTCAATATCAGTATATACCGGTACAAATTATTTCCCGTCAATCGGCGAAATATCAATAACTCTGATGATTGTAGTGCTTGGGATGATGACGTTTAAGTTTGCAGTAAAGAACTTCCCGGTATTTTCTGCACACCATTAA
- a CDS encoding sigma-54-dependent Fis family transcriptional regulator — protein MTIQPRILIVDDEQIVRESLKQWFIEDDYDVETAEDGETALKKFEKGKYDLILADIKMPGISGLELLEKLKAEDPSAIIILITAFASVPTAIKALKAGAYDYITKPVDPDELSHVVKRAVDQKKLLRENEVLKDNIDVVLRPDNLVGDSLQMQKIYELIKTVAPTDTTVLIRGESGTGKELVAKAIHLNSKRKYFPIITVNCGALAESLLESELFGHEKGAFTGAQFRRKGKFEMAHEGTIFLDEIGTISPKMQIELLRVIETKQFTRVGGNELITSDFRVIAATNEPLENCVKEGKFREDLYYRLNVFTVFIPPLRERTDDVEQLAYYFLERFCNSMNKRKKKISEEALLFLKNYTWPGNVRELENAIERAVVISKTDEITFEDLPFHLREEDLNMDEDDKSMASVEKKHIMKVLNENRWNISKTSKVLGIDRVTLYNKLNRYHLEKPR, from the coding sequence ATGACTATACAGCCCAGAATTCTGATCGTTGACGATGAACAGATTGTCCGTGAATCACTCAAGCAGTGGTTCATTGAGGATGATTATGACGTCGAAACTGCAGAGGACGGAGAAACTGCTTTAAAGAAATTTGAGAAAGGCAAGTATGACCTGATCCTTGCGGATATTAAAATGCCGGGCATCAGCGGACTTGAACTTCTTGAGAAACTGAAGGCGGAAGATCCTTCTGCAATTATAATACTCATAACCGCATTTGCCTCGGTGCCAACTGCCATTAAAGCTCTTAAGGCCGGTGCTTATGATTATATAACCAAACCGGTTGATCCGGATGAGCTGTCTCATGTGGTTAAACGGGCAGTAGATCAAAAAAAGCTGCTGCGCGAAAATGAAGTGCTCAAGGACAACATTGATGTTGTGCTGCGGCCGGATAACCTGGTGGGTGACAGTCTTCAGATGCAGAAGATATATGAACTGATTAAAACCGTTGCACCCACAGATACTACGGTTCTCATCCGTGGTGAAAGCGGAACAGGGAAAGAACTTGTTGCCAAGGCGATTCATCTTAACAGTAAACGGAAATACTTCCCCATCATCACCGTGAATTGCGGAGCGTTGGCAGAGTCCCTGCTGGAAAGCGAACTCTTCGGCCATGAAAAAGGAGCATTTACCGGTGCGCAGTTCCGCCGCAAAGGGAAGTTTGAAATGGCACATGAGGGCACCATCTTCCTTGACGAAATAGGCACCATCAGCCCAAAGATGCAGATAGAACTGCTCCGAGTGATTGAGACAAAACAGTTCACCCGTGTAGGCGGCAATGAACTGATTACCAGTGACTTCAGAGTAATAGCCGCTACCAATGAGCCTCTTGAAAACTGCGTAAAGGAAGGAAAATTCCGTGAGGATCTGTATTACCGCCTGAACGTTTTTACCGTATTTATACCGCCGCTCCGTGAACGTACTGATGATGTGGAACAACTTGCCTATTACTTCCTTGAACGCTTCTGTAATTCCATGAACAAGCGGAAGAAAAAGATTTCAGAGGAAGCACTTCTGTTCCTCAAGAATTATACATGGCCGGGGAACGTGCGTGAGCTTGAAAACGCGATTGAACGCGCTGTGGTTATTTCAAAAACTGATGAAATCACCTTCGAAGATCTCCCCTTCCACCTGAGAGAAGAAGATCTGAATATGGACGAAGATGACAAGAGTATGGCATCGGTTGAGAAAAAGCATATCATGAAAGTGCTGAATGAGAACCGGTGGAACATCTCAAAAACATCAAAAGTTCTCGGCATAGACCGTGTTACGCTCTATAATAAACTTAACCGTTATCATTTAGAAAAACCGCGCTGA
- a CDS encoding potassium channel protein — MNLFTKRLILSLLLLILLGLGGTLGYYIISEGEASLTDCFYMTAITVTTIGYGEIIPLDSSPGGRIFTVILALFGVGSFTYIVTNLTALLIDRDVFLSYSKKRTLKMISKLNKHFIICGTGDIGLQIAKELKATDRPFVLIDKDIHKTNHLIDIKDFITLEGDATEDNILISAGIEKAKGIFAVTGDDNYNLVITFTARQLHPEIRIISKVRDIQQIEKIKRAGADSVISPYMIGGLRIVSEMVRPAVVSFLDSMMRDKNANLRVEEIDLTPVSKGKTLEEMDLYSREDILLLALRKDGEIQFNPPRATALEGNEILILMVSPSGRKELKERFGLAT; from the coding sequence ATGAATCTCTTCACGAAACGGCTTATCCTCTCGCTGCTTCTCCTTATCCTTCTCGGTTTAGGGGGAACCCTCGGATATTACATAATATCCGAAGGGGAGGCATCGCTTACTGACTGCTTTTATATGACGGCTATTACCGTCACGACCATTGGTTACGGAGAAATTATCCCTCTTGATAGCAGCCCCGGAGGAAGAATTTTTACCGTAATACTTGCCCTCTTTGGCGTTGGCTCTTTTACCTATATAGTTACCAACCTTACTGCACTCCTTATTGACAGAGATGTTTTTCTTTCCTATTCAAAGAAGCGGACACTCAAAATGATTTCAAAACTGAACAAACATTTTATCATCTGCGGTACCGGAGATATAGGGCTGCAGATTGCAAAGGAACTTAAAGCAACTGACCGTCCCTTTGTGCTTATTGATAAAGATATCCATAAAACAAATCATCTGATAGATATAAAAGATTTTATCACTCTGGAGGGAGATGCAACTGAAGATAATATACTTATCAGCGCGGGTATCGAAAAGGCGAAAGGAATTTTTGCGGTAACCGGTGACGATAATTATAATCTGGTGATTACCTTTACCGCAAGGCAGCTTCACCCGGAAATCCGGATTATTTCCAAAGTAAGGGATATTCAGCAGATCGAAAAAATAAAAAGGGCCGGGGCTGACTCAGTTATATCTCCCTACATGATTGGAGGCCTTCGGATAGTATCTGAAATGGTGCGTCCTGCAGTGGTAAGTTTTCTGGATAGCATGATGCGGGATAAAAATGCCAATCTACGGGTTGAGGAAATTGACCTTACTCCGGTAAGCAAAGGGAAAACCCTTGAGGAGATGGATCTTTACTCCCGTGAAGATATTCTGCTGCTTGCTCTGAGAAAAGACGGCGAGATACAATTCAACCCTCCGAGAGCCACCGCTCTCGAAGGGAATGAAATTCTTATTCTTATGGTATCACCCTCCGGCAGGAAAGAACTGAAGGAGAGGTTCGGTCTGGCTACCTGA
- a CDS encoding family 10 glycosylhydrolase has product MRKALWIICFLPILLTAQQKTEFRAVWITNVDSYVLFSDKNITDAVNYLAERGFNVIFPVVWNKGYTLYPSQIMQEKFNVPIWQTFAGRDLLKKLIIEAHRVGIEVIPWFEFGFSSSYSLNGGHIINKYPSWAGRKNDGSLLVKNGFDWMAGTNPEVQDFMISIITEVLDNYDVDGVQGDDRLPAMPVEGGYDSTTVAIYKSENGGANPPANFWDASWKRWRANKLNNFFRRMKDSVKVRGEHLIVSAAPSNYPWGYDEYLQDSKTWVDSGIVENFIPQLYRYDYTSYANELINASNLVPASKKHIFFPGMLTKAGSYIISPSFFIQSMNLNRTRGMKGECFFFYESFPANNSLLGDTLRTLYYNEPALVPYRNGNVFRPAARIINEDDELNTQRQGNWQRVPVQGFNPQIYWTNDTADAWFDYYIEAKAAAWYDIYVYNVPNFAFTQFAKYTIYDTNGEQTVIFNQQNSANATWVKIGEAYLNPGRSRVLRVDNTQMEPGKYLLADATMMMVNRKKSPDAVFTSVEDESPGIKQIPGSFQVYDAYPNPFNPATNIRFSLPHAGLVKAELFNSLGQRISVLTEDFHEAGEHTLRVDVPDLTSGVYFVNFTGKDFQKSVKVLLLK; this is encoded by the coding sequence TTGAGAAAAGCCCTTTGGATTATTTGTTTTCTTCCTATTCTGCTCACTGCACAGCAAAAGACTGAGTTCCGTGCTGTCTGGATAACCAATGTTGACAGTTATGTTTTGTTCAGCGATAAGAACATAACCGATGCCGTGAACTATCTGGCTGAACGCGGATTTAACGTGATTTTTCCCGTTGTCTGGAATAAAGGATATACGCTGTATCCCAGCCAGATTATGCAGGAAAAGTTTAACGTGCCCATCTGGCAAACCTTTGCCGGAAGGGATCTGCTGAAGAAACTGATTATCGAGGCACACCGGGTTGGCATCGAAGTAATACCCTGGTTTGAATTTGGCTTTTCTTCATCATACTCTCTTAACGGAGGGCATATTATTAACAAATATCCCTCATGGGCAGGCAGGAAAAATGACGGAAGTCTGCTGGTAAAAAACGGCTTCGACTGGATGGCAGGTACCAATCCAGAGGTGCAGGATTTTATGATAAGCATCATTACCGAAGTGCTTGATAATTATGATGTTGACGGTGTTCAGGGGGATGACCGCCTTCCTGCAATGCCGGTTGAAGGGGGATATGATTCAACAACCGTTGCCATATATAAATCAGAAAACGGAGGCGCCAATCCTCCGGCGAATTTCTGGGATGCTTCCTGGAAGCGCTGGCGCGCAAATAAACTGAATAATTTTTTCAGGAGAATGAAAGACTCCGTGAAAGTGCGCGGTGAGCATCTGATTGTTTCCGCGGCGCCATCCAATTATCCCTGGGGTTATGATGAATATCTGCAGGACAGCAAAACCTGGGTTGACTCCGGCATCGTCGAGAATTTTATACCGCAGCTTTACCGCTACGATTATACATCATACGCAAATGAGCTGATTAATGCCTCAAACCTTGTGCCTGCATCAAAGAAACATATTTTCTTCCCTGGCATGCTTACCAAAGCAGGAAGTTATATAATTTCCCCATCGTTCTTTATTCAGTCGATGAACCTGAACAGAACACGCGGCATGAAAGGGGAGTGTTTCTTCTTTTACGAATCATTCCCAGCCAATAACAGTCTGCTTGGTGATACACTGCGCACGTTATATTACAATGAACCTGCTCTGGTGCCCTACCGCAACGGTAATGTTTTCCGTCCTGCAGCCCGGATTATTAACGAAGATGATGAATTAAATACCCAAAGGCAGGGGAACTGGCAGCGTGTTCCGGTACAGGGCTTCAATCCGCAGATATACTGGACCAATGACACCGCTGATGCATGGTTCGATTATTATATTGAAGCGAAAGCCGCGGCGTGGTATGATATCTATGTATATAATGTTCCGAATTTTGCGTTTACACAGTTTGCCAAATATACAATTTATGATACCAACGGAGAACAGACCGTTATTTTTAATCAGCAGAATTCCGCAAACGCAACGTGGGTAAAAATCGGAGAGGCATATCTGAACCCCGGACGGTCGCGGGTGCTGCGTGTTGATAATACACAGATGGAGCCGGGCAAGTATCTGCTGGCTGATGCAACCATGATGATGGTAAACCGGAAAAAATCGCCCGATGCAGTTTTCACCTCTGTTGAGGATGAATCACCCGGGATAAAGCAAATACCCGGCTCATTTCAGGTGTATGATGCATACCCTAATCCGTTTAACCCGGCAACCAATATCCGTTTTTCACTTCCGCATGCAGGACTCGTAAAAGCTGAATTATTCAATTCACTTGGACAGCGTATTTCAGTTCTTACTGAAGATTTCCATGAAGCCGGTGAGCATACACTCAGAGTTGACGTACCTGACTTGACATCAGGAGTTTATTTTGTAAATTTCACAGGTAAAGATTTTCAGAAATCCGTAAAAGTATTGCTGCTTAAATAG
- a CDS encoding archemetzincin, whose amino-acid sequence MSFRLFPLQFPDRRSVLKVEMILMDTFRGGVHISDFQPDISDAFSPERGQYISSKILLKYLNHSKDSREKKLILTGVDLATPVLSYVFGEAQLHGNLAIVSSFRLHEELYSGEANRDLYEQRLQKEVLHELGHNFGLLHCKDWECVMHSSSIIEEVDLRGGFYCKKCRSSIRHHLC is encoded by the coding sequence GTGAGTTTCCGGCTCTTCCCCCTGCAGTTCCCTGACCGGAGGTCAGTGCTCAAGGTTGAAATGATTCTGATGGATACCTTCAGGGGAGGTGTGCATATCTCTGACTTTCAGCCGGATATCAGTGATGCATTTTCACCGGAACGTGGGCAGTATATATCATCCAAAATCCTGCTGAAATATCTGAACCATTCAAAAGACTCCCGCGAAAAGAAGCTTATCCTGACCGGTGTTGATCTTGCCACCCCGGTGCTCAGTTATGTTTTTGGCGAGGCACAGCTTCACGGAAACCTTGCCATCGTCTCATCTTTCCGGCTGCATGAGGAGCTTTACAGCGGTGAGGCAAACCGGGATCTTTACGAACAGCGGCTGCAGAAAGAAGTCCTGCATGAACTGGGGCACAATTTCGGGTTATTGCACTGCAAGGATTGGGAATGCGTGATGCATTCATCCTCCATCATCGAAGAAGTTGATCTGCGCGGAGGGTTTTACTGCAAGAAGTGCAGGTCATCAATAAGACATCATCTCTGCTGA
- a CDS encoding family 10 glycosylhydrolase: MFLFSFGCQAGRISSGEGKNEAVRGVWLTNVDSDVLTSREKIREAVALCKANGINTIFMVTWNKAVTMHPSKVMLEHFGVEQDTLYWGRDPLAEMIEEAHKENIKVFAWFEFGFSTSYNLDGGHIIAKKPEWAALDSDGNLVKKNNFEWMNGFHPDVQKFAIDLVTEVVRNYNVDGIQGDDRLPAMPSESGYDPYTVALYKKQHNGQEPPADYADPAWIEWRCNLLTDFMGRMYKAVKEIKKDVIVSVSPSIHPFAKEEYLQDWTTWMRKGYVELVNPQLYRYNINAYQKLLDDLYSGQIDKKDLHRFYPGILVKLGKYYPSEEFLLQMIEANRKAGLKGEVFFFYEALKRYPGLFKEKIYTDDVEFPDLLHR; this comes from the coding sequence ATATTTCTTTTTTCCTTCGGATGTCAGGCAGGCAGAATATCATCAGGTGAGGGAAAAAATGAAGCAGTCCGCGGGGTATGGCTGACAAATGTGGACAGCGATGTGCTCACATCACGCGAAAAAATCCGCGAAGCAGTCGCGCTCTGCAAAGCAAACGGCATCAATACCATATTTATGGTTACCTGGAATAAAGCGGTAACCATGCATCCGAGTAAGGTAATGCTCGAGCATTTTGGCGTTGAGCAGGATACTCTCTACTGGGGACGCGACCCGCTTGCTGAAATGATCGAAGAGGCCCATAAAGAAAATATCAAAGTGTTCGCCTGGTTCGAGTTTGGCTTTTCAACCTCATATAATCTGGACGGCGGACACATTATTGCAAAGAAACCGGAATGGGCTGCACTTGATTCAGACGGCAATCTTGTAAAAAAGAATAATTTTGAATGGATGAACGGTTTTCATCCAGATGTTCAGAAATTTGCTATTGATCTGGTAACCGAAGTTGTCCGCAATTATAACGTTGACGGCATTCAGGGGGATGACCGTCTTCCCGCCATGCCTTCTGAGTCAGGATACGATCCTTACACTGTTGCATTATATAAAAAGCAACATAATGGTCAGGAACCTCCTGCCGATTACGCCGATCCTGCGTGGATTGAATGGCGCTGCAATCTGCTTACTGATTTTATGGGCAGAATGTATAAAGCGGTTAAAGAAATTAAAAAAGATGTGATTGTTTCTGTTTCTCCTTCAATTCATCCTTTTGCCAAAGAAGAATATCTTCAGGACTGGACAACCTGGATGCGCAAAGGATATGTTGAACTGGTGAATCCGCAGCTTTACCGCTATAACATAAATGCCTATCAGAAACTCCTTGATGACTTATATAGCGGACAGATAGACAAGAAAGACCTCCACCGCTTCTATCCCGGTATTCTGGTTAAGCTTGGCAAGTACTATCCTTCGGAAGAGTTTCTTTTGCAGATGATAGAGGCAAACCGCAAGGCAGGCCTCAAGGGAGAAGTATTCTTCTTCTATGAAGCTCTGAAGCGTTATCCGGGACTCTTTAAGGAGAAAATATATACTGATGATGTTGAATTTCCCGATTTATTGCACAGGTAA
- a CDS encoding HAMP domain-containing protein, whose amino-acid sequence MVTRSNNSAVTLHRLSVKLILLISGTLILFLTAYTWFTTSQLRENLSVSLSRNSYELSEIVVGSTRYGMLLNRKEDVHQIINTIGQQPGVDRIRIYNKNGEIVFSTDSSEIGKMADPNAEACIVCHLPNGEIVSALPSDQLIRLFTSEDGRQMLGLIHPINNEKDCYTAECHAHEKDRSLLGVVDVIVPTEMMNQTIAENNKNIIYSALVITILLSGLTFLFIMQYINRPIHKLVEGIKQVSQGNLNYKINLSSNDEFGTVSGEFDQMTEKLNTAYMELHEWSETLNEKVEQKNAELKKIYEQITQIEKLASLGKLSATVAHELNNPLEGILTYARVIKKKLEKQSKDEHKEIISFLEVIGDESARCGRIVKDLLLFSRQQEEVRQPADITHLIEKALLLINHHFQINKIAIIRNYAPSLPQVTCDPQKIEQALVALLMNAVEAMGPGGSITITTAFSHGKLYISITDQGKGIEDKDLPYIFEPFYSTKKEQKGTGLGLAVVYGIITSHGGTISVKETSVNGTTIEIILPVELS is encoded by the coding sequence TTGGTAACACGCAGTAACAATAGTGCAGTAACATTGCATCGCCTTAGCGTTAAACTTATTTTATTAATATCAGGAACACTCATCCTGTTCCTGACCGCCTACACGTGGTTTACAACCTCCCAGCTCAGGGAGAATCTGTCCGTTTCTCTGAGCAGAAATAGCTATGAGCTGAGCGAAATAGTTGTCGGCTCAACCCGGTACGGAATGCTCCTTAACAGGAAAGAGGATGTCCATCAAATAATAAATACCATCGGGCAGCAGCCCGGTGTTGACCGGATACGAATCTACAACAAAAACGGTGAGATTGTCTTTTCCACCGATTCATCAGAAATCGGCAAAATGGCTGATCCCAATGCAGAAGCATGCATCGTGTGCCACCTCCCCAACGGAGAAATTGTAAGCGCGCTTCCATCCGATCAGCTTATCCGGCTTTTCACCTCTGAGGACGGCCGGCAGATGCTTGGTTTGATTCATCCTATAAATAATGAGAAGGACTGCTACACGGCTGAGTGCCACGCGCATGAGAAGGACAGAAGTCTGCTCGGTGTGGTGGATGTGATAGTCCCGACTGAAATGATGAACCAGACCATTGCCGAGAATAATAAGAATATTATCTACAGCGCTCTGGTAATTACCATATTGCTTTCAGGCCTCACCTTCCTTTTTATCATGCAGTATATAAACAGGCCGATACATAAACTGGTAGAAGGAATCAAGCAGGTCAGCCAAGGAAATTTAAATTATAAAATCAATCTCTCTTCAAATGATGAGTTCGGAACAGTTTCGGGTGAATTTGACCAGATGACCGAAAAGCTTAATACTGCTTACATGGAACTGCATGAGTGGTCTGAAACACTTAATGAAAAAGTTGAGCAGAAAAATGCCGAGCTTAAAAAGATATATGAGCAGATTACACAGATTGAAAAGCTTGCCTCTCTCGGAAAGCTCTCAGCTACCGTGGCGCATGAACTGAATAACCCTCTTGAGGGAATACTCACCTACGCAAGAGTTATCAAGAAAAAGCTTGAAAAGCAGAGCAAAGATGAACATAAAGAGATTATCTCCTTCCTGGAAGTAATAGGAGATGAATCAGCCCGCTGCGGTAGAATAGTGAAAGACCTTCTGCTTTTCAGCCGCCAGCAGGAGGAAGTCCGGCAGCCGGCAGATATCACGCATTTGATAGAAAAAGCGCTGCTGCTTATTAATCATCATTTTCAGATTAATAAAATAGCCATTATTCGGAATTATGCTCCCTCTTTGCCTCAGGTAACCTGTGACCCGCAGAAAATTGAACAGGCGCTTGTGGCTCTTCTGATGAATGCCGTGGAAGCAATGGGGCCGGGAGGCAGCATAACGATTACCACAGCATTTTCTCACGGAAAACTCTATATATCCATCACTGACCAGGGTAAAGGAATTGAGGATAAAGACCTCCCCTATATATTTGAGCCGTTCTACTCGACCAAAAAGGAACAAAAAGGAACCGGGCTCGGACTTGCCGTTGTCTACGGCATTATTACCAGTCACGGGGGTACTATATCAGTGAAGGAAACTTCTGTTAACGGAACAACTATTGAAATCATTTTACCGGTGGAACTATCATGA
- a CDS encoding DedA family protein yields MKIVRKLYDWVLHWAQTPYGPIALFLLAFAESSFFPIPPDALLIALVLSVRTKAFKFALTCTIGSVLGGMFGYAIGHFAWWNLDMEFTWLAMFFFNNVPGFTEKLFFEIEALYKLYDFWIIFTAGFTPIPYKVFTVASGAFNVNLPMFIFASILSRGARFFLVAFLLWKYGEHIKNFIDKYFDWLAIAFTVLLIGGFVVIKFLL; encoded by the coding sequence ATGAAAATAGTCAGAAAACTCTATGACTGGGTGCTGCACTGGGCACAGACACCCTACGGACCCATAGCCCTTTTCCTTCTCGCATTTGCAGAATCTTCCTTTTTCCCCATTCCGCCGGATGCGTTACTGATTGCACTTGTGCTGAGCGTCAGGACAAAAGCCTTTAAATTTGCGCTTACCTGTACCATCGGCTCAGTCCTGGGAGGCATGTTTGGTTATGCCATCGGCCATTTTGCCTGGTGGAATCTGGATATGGAGTTTACCTGGCTTGCAATGTTTTTCTTTAATAATGTCCCCGGCTTTACTGAAAAATTATTCTTCGAAATTGAAGCGCTTTACAAGCTGTATGATTTCTGGATTATTTTCACGGCCGGTTTTACTCCTATTCCCTATAAAGTGTTTACCGTTGCTTCAGGTGCCTTTAACGTAAATCTCCCCATGTTCATCTTCGCTTCAATACTTTCAAGAGGCGCACGGTTTTTCCTGGTAGCATTTCTCCTCTGGAAATACGGCGAGCACATTAAGAACTTTATTGATAAATATTTTGACTGGCTGGCAATAGCGTTTACGGTACTGCTGATCGGCGGGTTCGTAGTAATTAAATTCCTGCTGTAA
- the rsgA gene encoding ribosome small subunit-dependent GTPase A: MYVKPEGGEDFIRCSLRGKFKIENRLKKDKMFILDVIAVGDYVSISMEKDGTGVIEEILTRDNYLSRKAPKLKGGSYRGERFEQIIAANITQVIVVFSTVSPSFNNRSLDRFLVAAESSQIKPMIVINKMDLLFPEERRVFEEIRDIYTDLNYPVFLTSAVTNEGIPELREQLESECSFVWGHSGVGKSSLFNVLYPGLNFQTGEVSNFSNKGIHTTVTVSLHDVNTSTQIIDSPGIREIDPYGITKEDLCHYFREFEPYFGQCRFTRCTHTHEPDCAIRDAVESGEITADRYESYTNIYQTMEEDLYF, translated from the coding sequence ATCTATGTAAAACCTGAAGGGGGGGAGGATTTTATCAGATGCAGCCTTCGCGGAAAATTCAAGATTGAAAACCGGCTGAAAAAGGATAAAATGTTTATCCTTGATGTGATTGCAGTTGGGGATTATGTTTCCATAAGTATGGAAAAGGACGGTACCGGGGTTATTGAGGAAATTCTGACCAGAGATAACTACCTTTCCCGCAAAGCACCCAAACTGAAAGGGGGCTCTTACCGCGGGGAACGCTTCGAGCAGATTATTGCTGCCAATATCACTCAGGTGATTGTGGTGTTTTCAACCGTTTCGCCCTCCTTTAATAACCGTTCCCTTGACCGCTTTCTGGTTGCCGCTGAAAGTTCTCAGATTAAGCCAATGATCGTCATTAACAAAATGGATCTGTTGTTCCCTGAAGAGCGCAGAGTGTTTGAGGAAATCAGGGATATATACACAGACCTGAATTACCCGGTTTTTCTTACTTCGGCAGTAACCAATGAGGGGATTCCCGAGCTGCGGGAACAGCTTGAGAGTGAATGTTCGTTTGTCTGGGGACACTCCGGAGTCGGCAAGTCATCACTCTTTAACGTATTGTATCCCGGATTAAACTTCCAGACCGGGGAAGTAAGTAATTTTTCGAATAAAGGAATTCACACCACGGTAACGGTCAGTCTGCACGATGTTAATACGTCAACACAGATCATTGACTCCCCCGGAATCCGGGAGATAGATCCTTACGGCATCACCAAAGAGGATTTATGTCATTATTTCAGGGAGTTTGAACCATACTTCGGCCAGTGCCGGTTTACCCGGTGCACCCACACACACGAACCTGACTGCGCAATCCGTGACGCGGTTGAATCAGGCGAAATCACCGCCGACCGGTATGAGAGCTATACCAATATATATCAGACTATGGAAGAAGATTTGTATTTTTGA